In a single window of the Desulfovibrio aminophilus DSM 12254 genome:
- the fcl gene encoding GDP-L-fucose synthase, translated as MDAKARIYVAGHTGMVGSAILRRLQAEGFQTLLTRDRAALDLREQVAVRAFFAAERPEYVFVAAAKVGGIRANDTFGADFIHDNLLIAANVVAAAHETGVKKLLFLGSSCIYPKFAPQPMREESFLDGKLEPTNEPYAVAKIAGITMCRAYRRQYGDDFISAMPTNLYGPWDNFDLENSHVLPALMRRFHEAKQAGLPEVTLWGTGSPRREFLHVDDLADACVRLMERYSGDLCLNVGTGEDLTIAEAAEAVRRVVGYQGAVRWDSSKPDGAPRKLLDVTRLHELGWRHRIGLEEGLRSLYEAFLDGRRRG; from the coding sequence ATGGATGCAAAGGCTAGGATCTACGTCGCCGGGCATACCGGCATGGTTGGTTCGGCCATCCTGCGGAGGCTCCAGGCCGAGGGATTCCAGACCCTCCTGACCCGCGACCGCGCGGCCCTGGATCTACGCGAGCAGGTCGCCGTGCGGGCCTTCTTCGCGGCCGAGCGGCCGGAATACGTCTTCGTGGCCGCGGCCAAGGTCGGCGGCATCCGGGCCAACGACACCTTCGGGGCCGACTTCATCCACGACAACCTGCTCATCGCGGCCAACGTCGTCGCCGCGGCCCACGAGACCGGGGTGAAGAAGCTCCTCTTCCTGGGCAGCTCCTGCATCTACCCCAAGTTCGCGCCCCAGCCCATGCGCGAGGAATCCTTCCTGGACGGCAAGTTGGAACCCACCAACGAGCCTTACGCCGTGGCCAAGATCGCGGGCATCACCATGTGCCGGGCCTACCGCCGTCAATACGGCGACGACTTCATCAGCGCCATGCCGACCAACCTCTACGGCCCCTGGGACAACTTCGACCTGGAGAACTCCCACGTCCTGCCCGCGCTCATGCGCCGCTTCCACGAGGCCAAGCAGGCCGGGCTGCCCGAGGTGACCCTCTGGGGCACGGGCTCCCCGCGCCGGGAATTCCTGCACGTGGACGACCTGGCCGACGCCTGCGTCCGGCTCATGGAGCGCTACAGCGGGGATCTCTGCCTGAACGTGGGCACGGGCGAGGATCTGACCATCGCCGAGGCCGCCGAGGCCGTGCGCCGGGTGGTGGGCTACCAGGGAGCCGTCCGCTGGGACTCGTCCAAGCCCGACGGCGCGCCGCGCAAGCTCCTGGACGTGACCCGGCTGCATGAGCTGGGCTGGCGGCACCGCATCGGCCTGGAAGAAGGCCTGCGCTCCCTGTATGAGGCCTTTCTCGACGGCCGCCGTCGCGGCTGA
- the gmd gene encoding GDP-mannose 4,6-dehydratase: protein MGITDSAPRRAADDTETSGRPFVAATAKRALITGITGQDGSYLAEFLLEKGYEVHGVIRRASDFNTRRIDHLIRDHHEENVRLFLHYGDVSDSTNLIRVLSQVAPDEIYNLAAQSHVRVSFETPDYTAMTDAMGALRILEAMRILGLEKTTRFYQASTSELYGKAAEAPQNEATPFHPRSPYAAAKLYAYWIVVNYREAYDLFACNGILFNHESPRRGETFVTRKITRAASRIALGLQKKLYLGNLDAKRDWGYAPDFVRAMWLMLQQDAPDDFVIATGETHTVREFAEKAFARAGLDLDWTGRGVEEKGVCRQSGEVVVEIDPNYFRPTEVDLLLGDASKAAKLLGWRPEVTFERLLEIMLDHDLERARYELYKNGYQTNGCKG, encoded by the coding sequence ATGGGCATCACGGATTCCGCCCCGCGCCGGGCGGCCGACGACACCGAAACCTCAGGGAGGCCCTTCGTGGCAGCCACAGCGAAACGCGCGCTCATCACCGGCATCACCGGCCAGGACGGATCCTATCTGGCCGAATTCCTGCTGGAAAAGGGCTATGAGGTCCACGGCGTCATCCGCCGGGCCAGCGACTTCAACACCCGGCGCATCGACCATCTCATCCGCGACCACCACGAGGAGAACGTCCGCCTCTTCCTGCACTACGGCGACGTCTCCGACTCCACCAACCTGATCCGCGTGCTCTCCCAGGTGGCTCCGGACGAGATCTACAATCTGGCGGCGCAAAGCCACGTGCGGGTCTCCTTCGAGACCCCGGACTACACGGCCATGACCGACGCCATGGGCGCGCTGCGCATCCTGGAGGCCATGCGCATCCTTGGTCTGGAAAAGACCACCCGCTTCTATCAGGCATCCACCAGCGAACTCTACGGCAAGGCCGCCGAGGCCCCCCAGAACGAGGCCACGCCCTTCCATCCGCGCAGCCCCTACGCGGCGGCCAAGCTCTACGCCTACTGGATCGTGGTCAACTATCGCGAGGCTTACGATCTCTTCGCCTGCAACGGCATTCTCTTCAACCACGAGTCGCCGCGCCGGGGCGAGACCTTCGTGACCCGCAAGATCACCCGGGCCGCCTCGCGCATCGCCCTGGGCCTGCAGAAGAAGCTCTACCTGGGCAACCTGGACGCCAAGCGCGACTGGGGCTACGCCCCGGACTTCGTGCGGGCCATGTGGCTCATGCTCCAGCAGGACGCCCCCGACGACTTCGTCATCGCCACGGGCGAGACGCACACGGTGCGCGAATTCGCCGAAAAGGCCTTCGCCCGGGCCGGGCTGGACCTGGACTGGACGGGCCGGGGCGTGGAGGAGAAGGGCGTCTGCCGCCAGAGCGGCGAGGTGGTGGTGGAGATCGACCCGAACTACTTCCGGCCCACCGAGGTGGATCTGCTTCTGGGCGACGCCTCCAAGGCCGCGAAGCTGCTCGGCTGGCGGCCCGAGGTGACTTTCGAACGGCTCCTGGAGATCATGCTGGACCACGACCTGGAACGGGCCCGCTACGAACTCTACAAGAACGGGTACCAGACCAATGGATGCAAAGGCTAG
- a CDS encoding class I SAM-dependent methyltransferase codes for MSGYSLETLLKEKPQLHRHGDGGKASWGAGESVLRFITEHAGPGSKTIETGGGHSTVAFALTGAEHHVVFPEPYLQETITEYLTSKGLPTDQLHFHLGGSQDVLPGLDVSGFDLALIDGEHAFPMPFLDWYYLGKRMKAGGHLIIDDTQIWTGQVLRNFLNVEPEWRLVKEVYGTVFFQMVKPWVEKWWGKQNYTVLHSILLPDYLRYLPEGALAVMTPIFDKKE; via the coding sequence ATGAGCGGCTACAGCCTCGAGACCCTGCTCAAGGAAAAACCCCAGCTCCACCGCCACGGCGACGGCGGCAAGGCCAGCTGGGGCGCCGGAGAATCCGTGCTGCGCTTCATCACCGAACACGCCGGGCCCGGCTCGAAGACCATCGAGACCGGCGGCGGGCACAGCACAGTGGCCTTCGCCCTGACCGGGGCCGAACATCACGTGGTCTTCCCCGAGCCTTACCTCCAGGAAACCATCACCGAATACCTGACCTCCAAGGGCCTGCCCACGGACCAACTGCACTTCCACCTGGGCGGCTCCCAGGACGTCCTGCCCGGCCTGGACGTCAGCGGCTTCGACCTGGCCCTCATCGACGGCGAGCACGCCTTTCCGATGCCCTTCCTGGACTGGTACTACCTGGGCAAGCGCATGAAGGCCGGAGGCCATCTCATCATCGACGACACCCAGATATGGACCGGCCAGGTTCTGCGCAACTTCCTCAACGTGGAGCCGGAATGGCGGCTGGTCAAGGAAGTCTACGGCACGGTCTTCTTCCAGATGGTCAAGCCCTGGGTCGAGAAGTGGTGGGGCAAGCAGAACTACACCGTGCTCCACAGCATTCTGCTGCCGGACTACCTGCGCTATCTGCCCGAGGGAGCCCTGGCGGTCATGACCCCGATCTTCGACAAAAAGGAGTAG
- a CDS encoding phosphoglycerate dehydrogenase → MKWKVLVSAPYMQPVIDRFRPELASRGVEVVVPPVRERMEEDDLLQWIGDMDGVISGDDRFTERVLKAAPKLKVISKWGTGIDSIDSEAAARLGIAVRRTPNAFSEPVADTVLGYMLCFARNLVAMDRAMKGGEWKKIPGRTLAECTLGVIGVGDCGKAVIRRAKALGMTILGNDIKDVDPAFVAAHGARMVSKEELLAEADFVSLNTDLNPTSRHLMNEERFALMKPTAVLVNASRGPVVDERALVRALQSGKIAGAAMDVFEDEPLPADSPLKGMDNVFLAPHNANSSPRAWENIHRSTIEHLMEELERRGA, encoded by the coding sequence ATGAAATGGAAGGTTCTCGTCAGCGCGCCGTACATGCAGCCGGTCATCGACCGCTTCCGCCCCGAACTGGCCTCCCGGGGCGTGGAGGTCGTGGTGCCCCCCGTGCGCGAGCGCATGGAGGAGGACGACCTGCTCCAGTGGATCGGGGACATGGACGGGGTCATCTCCGGCGACGACCGTTTCACCGAGCGGGTGCTCAAGGCCGCGCCCAAGCTCAAGGTCATCTCCAAGTGGGGCACGGGCATCGACTCCATCGATTCCGAGGCCGCCGCGCGCCTGGGCATCGCCGTGCGCCGCACTCCCAACGCCTTCAGCGAGCCCGTGGCCGACACGGTCCTGGGCTACATGCTCTGCTTCGCCCGCAACCTGGTCGCCATGGACCGGGCCATGAAGGGCGGGGAGTGGAAGAAGATTCCCGGCCGGACCCTGGCCGAATGCACCCTCGGGGTCATCGGCGTGGGCGATTGCGGCAAGGCCGTCATCCGCCGGGCCAAGGCCCTGGGCATGACGATCCTCGGCAACGACATCAAGGACGTGGACCCGGCCTTCGTGGCCGCCCACGGTGCGCGCATGGTCTCCAAGGAGGAGCTTCTGGCCGAGGCCGACTTCGTCAGCCTGAACACGGACCTGAACCCCACCAGCCGCCACCTCATGAACGAGGAGCGTTTCGCCTTGATGAAGCCCACGGCCGTGCTCGTCAACGCCTCGCGCGGGCCGGTGGTGGACGAGCGGGCCCTGGTCCGGGCCCTGCAATCCGGGAAGATCGCGGGCGCGGCCATGGACGTCTTCGAGGACGAACCCCTGCCCGCCGACAGCCCGCTCAAGGGCATGGACAACGTTTTTCTGGCCCCGCACAACGCCAACAGCAGCCCCCGGGCCTGGGAGAACATCCACCGCAGCACCATCGAGCACCTCATGGAGGAGCTGGAACGGAGGGGCGCGTGA
- a CDS encoding radical SAM/SPASM domain-containing protein, with protein sequence MNIQIQTTSICNGRCTICPYPDSWHKAHPGVMGEALFNRVLDELAPLRLAKVCPYLENEPLMDPLIFERIGAIKRRLTFDRLEVSTNALALDEDKARRLGSLLADVPHEIWVSFHGVDARTHDGIMGLGFERCLANVVGLLKLSDRLPLRVIIRGAGLPQSQELATGFAFTEEEYIRFWEGQLALHGIRKRPGINFIKYHDRAGTIRRNGVRLPRPARPDLKGFRCPRVGEWLHILYTGELIICCMDYHREEVFGDLSRDSLESILSGPVYANLRDRVEGRAPSSETFICKRCISPGG encoded by the coding sequence GTGAACATCCAGATACAAACCACATCGATCTGCAACGGCCGCTGCACCATCTGCCCCTACCCGGACAGCTGGCACAAGGCCCACCCCGGGGTCATGGGCGAGGCCCTGTTCAACCGGGTTCTGGACGAGCTGGCCCCGTTGCGGCTCGCGAAGGTCTGCCCCTACCTGGAGAACGAGCCGCTCATGGACCCGCTCATCTTCGAGCGCATCGGGGCCATCAAGCGCCGCCTGACGTTCGACAGGCTGGAGGTCTCCACCAACGCCCTGGCCCTGGACGAGGACAAGGCCCGTCGCCTGGGCTCGCTGCTGGCCGACGTACCCCATGAGATATGGGTCAGCTTCCACGGCGTGGACGCCCGGACCCACGACGGGATCATGGGCCTGGGCTTCGAGCGCTGCCTGGCCAACGTGGTCGGCCTGCTCAAGCTTTCCGACCGGCTGCCCCTGCGGGTCATCATCCGCGGCGCGGGCCTGCCACAATCCCAGGAATTGGCCACCGGCTTCGCCTTCACCGAGGAGGAGTACATCCGCTTCTGGGAGGGCCAGCTGGCGCTGCACGGCATCCGCAAGCGGCCGGGCATCAACTTCATCAAGTACCACGACCGGGCCGGGACCATCCGCCGCAACGGCGTCCGCCTGCCCCGGCCCGCGCGGCCGGACCTCAAGGGGTTCCGCTGTCCGCGCGTGGGGGAGTGGCTGCACATCCTCTACACCGGCGAACTCATCATCTGCTGCATGGACTACCACCGCGAGGAGGTTTTCGGCGACCTTTCCCGGGACAGCCTGGAGTCCATCCTCTCCGGCCCGGTCTACGCGAATCTGCGGGACCGCGTGGAGGGCCGCGCGCCCTCGTCCGAAACCTTCATCTGCAAGCGCTGCATCAGTCCCGGAGGATGA
- a CDS encoding 6-hydroxymethylpterin diphosphokinase MptE-like protein: MLLSDFKDRHKGRRGWVVGNGPSLNKMDLRFLAGEVSFGMNCIYLGFEKFGFRPTYYTVEDVFVAEDNREAISGLGGLVKFIPTDLAHAIADDENTCWVNFVRHYKPYPQFSEDCADKVYWGSTVTYLALQLAYYMGCDPIYLIGVDFDYKVPGWAENQEEITSREDDVNHFHPAYFGPGKRWHHPRLDRVEPSYRLAREFFDARGRSLINAGVGGKLEFFPRADYRDVLREG; encoded by the coding sequence ATGCTTCTCAGCGACTTCAAGGACCGCCACAAGGGCCGCCGAGGCTGGGTCGTGGGCAACGGCCCGAGCCTGAACAAGATGGACCTGCGGTTCCTCGCCGGGGAGGTCTCCTTCGGCATGAACTGCATCTACCTCGGTTTCGAGAAATTCGGCTTCCGCCCCACCTACTACACGGTGGAGGACGTCTTCGTGGCCGAGGACAACCGCGAGGCCATCAGCGGCCTGGGCGGGCTGGTCAAGTTCATCCCCACGGATCTGGCCCACGCCATCGCCGACGACGAGAACACCTGCTGGGTCAATTTCGTGCGCCATTACAAGCCCTATCCTCAGTTTTCCGAGGATTGCGCCGATAAGGTCTACTGGGGGTCCACGGTCACGTATCTGGCCCTGCAGCTGGCCTACTACATGGGCTGCGACCCCATCTATCTCATCGGGGTGGACTTCGACTACAAGGTTCCCGGCTGGGCCGAGAACCAGGAGGAGATCACCTCGCGGGAGGACGACGTGAACCATTTCCACCCGGCCTATTTCGGCCCCGGCAAGCGCTGGCACCATCCGCGCCTGGACCGGGTGGAGCCGTCCTACCGCCTGGCCCGGGAGTTCTTCGACGCCCGGGGCCGCAGCCTGATCAACGCGGGAGTGGGCGGCAAGCTGGAGTTCTTCCCTCGCGCGGACTACCGGGACGTGCTGCGGGAAGGCTAG
- a CDS encoding SDR family NAD(P)-dependent oxidoreductase yields the protein MKRAALVTGAARGIGLAVARTFAGAGWEVWGLDLHEPGDGSPFRGFLTADVAEPEQVRRAVATLAEGSGRLDVLVNNAALQVALPLLETPPEVWDRVLAVNLRGALLCAQAAYPLLKAARGSVVNMSSVHAAATSRSIAAYAVSKGGLAALTRTMALEFAADGVRANAVLPGAVDTEMLRDGLRRGHLDGADEEALLADLGARHPLGRIARPEEIARAVLFLADSEQSSFVTGHCLTVDGGALCRLSTE from the coding sequence GTGAAGCGCGCGGCCCTGGTCACCGGCGCGGCCCGGGGCATCGGCCTGGCCGTGGCCCGGACGTTCGCCGGGGCCGGTTGGGAGGTCTGGGGCCTGGATCTGCATGAGCCCGGGGACGGTTCTCCGTTCCGGGGCTTCCTGACCGCCGACGTGGCCGAACCGGAGCAGGTGCGCCGGGCCGTGGCGACGCTGGCCGAGGGTTCCGGGCGTCTGGACGTCCTGGTCAACAACGCCGCGCTCCAGGTGGCCCTGCCCCTGCTGGAGACTCCGCCGGAGGTCTGGGACCGCGTCCTGGCCGTGAACCTGCGCGGAGCCCTGCTCTGCGCCCAGGCCGCCTATCCGCTGCTCAAGGCCGCGCGCGGGTCCGTGGTGAACATGTCTTCGGTGCATGCCGCGGCCACCTCGCGCAGCATCGCGGCCTACGCCGTGAGCAAGGGCGGGCTGGCCGCGCTGACCCGGACCATGGCCCTGGAGTTCGCCGCCGACGGGGTTCGGGCCAACGCCGTCCTGCCCGGGGCCGTGGACACGGAGATGCTCCGCGACGGTCTGCGCCGGGGGCACCTGGACGGCGCGGACGAGGAGGCCCTGCTGGCCGACCTGGGCGCACGCCACCCCCTGGGCCGCATCGCCCGTCCCGAGGAGATCGCCCGGGCCGTGCTCTTCCTGGCCGATTCGGAACAGTCCTCCTTCGTCACCGGGCACTGCCTGACCGTGGACGGCGGAGCCCTCTGCCGCCTGAGCACGGAGTAG
- a CDS encoding glycosyltransferase family 2 protein, which translates to MAAPDRPLPAAMVPGRVSLVIPAYNYAAYLPGCLDSALAQGLDDLEIVLVDDGSTDETPEVVARYGATVRSFRQANAGLPSARNAGLDLATGEFLAFLDADDLLAPGTLASQLRFLARHPEADAAVCRSLFFSNLDQGGRPVPNGEWRLFHRDLAVHLCHFNVAPPHAFLVRRAALAGLRFDPGLSACEDHAFWLGLAASGRGVAANPEAVVFYRRHAGSMSANLGRQRRHDAIMHVRIGGLLRDRPDFPPGRRRAALLAAAAGPLLTAARLAGGNPGEAARLAALAWESLGLAGAAASGPLDELERFYLTRVWYSLDTLLRSGCAGVPERGAWVRRLSGPWPESAELEALSSAALERAVEERARPLYGQTD; encoded by the coding sequence GTGGCCGCCCCGGATCGCCCGCTTCCGGCCGCGATGGTCCCGGGCCGCGTCAGCCTCGTGATCCCGGCTTACAACTACGCCGCCTACCTGCCCGGCTGCCTGGACAGCGCCCTGGCCCAGGGACTGGACGACCTGGAGATCGTGCTCGTGGACGATGGCTCCACGGACGAGACTCCGGAAGTCGTCGCGCGCTACGGCGCGACCGTGCGTTCCTTCCGCCAGGCCAACGCCGGGTTGCCCTCGGCCCGCAACGCCGGGCTGGACTTGGCCACGGGCGAGTTTTTGGCTTTCCTGGACGCCGACGACCTGCTGGCTCCCGGAACCCTGGCCTCCCAGCTCCGTTTTCTGGCCCGGCATCCCGAGGCCGACGCCGCCGTCTGTCGCAGCCTGTTCTTTTCCAACCTGGACCAGGGGGGGCGGCCCGTCCCCAACGGAGAATGGCGGCTCTTTCACCGGGATCTGGCGGTGCATCTCTGCCATTTCAACGTGGCCCCGCCGCACGCCTTCCTGGTCCGCCGCGCGGCCTTGGCCGGGTTGCGTTTCGACCCCGGGCTCTCGGCCTGCGAGGACCATGCCTTCTGGCTGGGTCTGGCCGCCTCCGGCCGGGGCGTCGCGGCCAACCCCGAGGCCGTGGTCTTTTACCGCCGTCATGCCGGGAGCATGTCCGCGAACCTGGGACGCCAGCGCCGCCACGACGCGATCATGCACGTGCGCATCGGCGGCTTGCTGCGCGATCGGCCGGACTTCCCGCCGGGCCGCCGCCGGGCCGCCCTGCTGGCCGCCGCCGCAGGGCCCCTGCTGACCGCCGCGCGCCTGGCGGGCGGGAATCCCGGGGAGGCCGCGCGGTTGGCCGCCCTGGCCTGGGAAAGCCTGGGATTGGCCGGAGCCGCCGCTTCCGGACCCCTGGACGAACTGGAGCGTTTTTACCTGACCCGCGTGTGGTATTCCCTGGACACCCTGCTTCGGAGCGGCTGTGCGGGGGTGCCGGAACGCGGAGCCTGGGTCCGGCGGCTGTCCGGACCGTGGCCCGAGTCCGCCGAGTTGGAGGCCTTGTCTTCGGCGGCCCTGGAGCGGGCCGTGGAGGAGCGGGCCCGGCCGCTCTACGGCCAGACGGATTGA
- a CDS encoding cytidylyltransferase domain-containing protein, with protein sequence MTEPRLAALVPMRHDSERVVGKNWRAFAGRPLYHRIVESLLACPAVSEVVIDTDSPAILEDAARAFPSVTLLVRPEHLRDGATPMNDVLLNTTAQVPADFYLQTHSTNPLLTPDTIGRAVEAFLAAWPERDSLFSVTRLFTRLWDGAGRPVNHDPAVLLRTQDLPPIYEENSNLYIFSGEGLRRRRNRLGERPMLFEIPREEAWDIDEELDFSVAEFLYLNRQKGVHTP encoded by the coding sequence ATGACTGAACCGCGCCTGGCGGCCCTGGTGCCCATGCGCCACGACAGCGAGCGCGTCGTGGGCAAGAACTGGCGGGCCTTCGCCGGTCGGCCCCTGTACCACCGCATCGTGGAGAGCCTGCTGGCCTGCCCGGCCGTGTCCGAGGTGGTCATCGACACCGACAGCCCGGCCATCCTGGAGGACGCGGCCCGCGCCTTCCCCTCGGTGACGCTGCTGGTCCGTCCGGAGCACCTGCGCGACGGGGCCACGCCCATGAACGACGTGCTCCTGAACACCACGGCCCAGGTTCCGGCGGATTTCTATCTCCAGACCCACAGCACGAATCCGCTCTTGACCCCGGACACCATCGGCCGCGCCGTGGAGGCCTTCCTGGCCGCTTGGCCGGAGCGCGATTCGCTGTTCAGCGTGACCCGGCTCTTCACTCGGCTCTGGGACGGGGCGGGGCGGCCGGTGAACCACGATCCGGCGGTGCTTCTGCGGACCCAGGATCTGCCGCCGATCTATGAAGAGAATTCCAACCTGTACATCTTCTCCGGAGAGGGCCTTCGCCGGCGGCGCAACCGCCTGGGCGAACGGCCCATGCTCTTCGAGATTCCCCGGGAGGAAGCCTGGGACATCGACGAGGAGCTGGACTTCTCCGTGGCCGAGTTCCTCTATCTCAACCGACAGAAAGGAGTGCATACCCCATGA
- a CDS encoding class I SAM-dependent methyltransferase, whose translation MDAPDATQQARTLWDHGLACLGRGDFFGALAFLGGLEREFPGQVDAFPDLPERLAFCRERLDRPVRPPVPGPSASAPGPCPVCAAPRRAFERALDKDWVLCDGCGLLQYERDPALAERLDRGESGGADQPPDSLVHRREQYFCDLFLNGLGFRDVLLYGIGWSLVLKTLRERGVAAVGCDLWRPLVEARRREFGPEAFHHRDELPETRFDLISAFEVFEHFQNPLEDVGFLARRLKDEGLVFGCTDFWHGGSLLDHPSADPTYWKHVTHVTAWTWSSMREAARRVGLEAVFFKSDTDGFGAKVFFALYRGERTAAFLAGLPKIFVNAY comes from the coding sequence ATGGACGCGCCGGATGCGACGCAGCAGGCCCGGACCCTGTGGGACCACGGGCTGGCCTGCCTGGGGCGGGGGGATTTTTTTGGGGCCCTGGCCTTTCTGGGGGGGCTGGAACGGGAATTTCCCGGGCAGGTCGACGCCTTCCCGGATCTGCCGGAGCGCCTGGCCTTCTGCCGGGAACGCCTGGACCGTCCCGTCCGTCCGCCCGTTCCCGGGCCGTCCGCGTCCGCGCCGGGCCCCTGCCCGGTCTGCGCCGCGCCGCGCCGGGCCTTCGAGCGGGCCTTGGACAAGGACTGGGTGCTGTGCGACGGCTGCGGGCTGCTTCAGTACGAACGCGATCCGGCCTTGGCCGAACGCCTGGACCGGGGCGAGTCGGGAGGGGCGGACCAGCCGCCGGACAGTCTGGTGCATCGCCGCGAGCAGTATTTCTGCGACCTGTTTCTCAACGGGCTGGGCTTTCGCGATGTGCTGCTCTACGGCATCGGCTGGAGTCTGGTCCTCAAGACCCTGCGGGAGCGCGGGGTGGCGGCCGTGGGCTGCGACCTCTGGCGGCCGCTGGTGGAGGCCCGGCGTCGGGAGTTCGGCCCGGAGGCCTTCCATCACCGCGATGAATTGCCCGAAACCCGCTTCGACCTCATCTCCGCCTTCGAGGTCTTCGAGCACTTCCAGAATCCGCTGGAGGACGTGGGCTTCCTGGCCCGGCGTCTCAAGGACGAGGGGCTCGTCTTCGGCTGCACGGACTTCTGGCACGGAGGCAGCCTCCTGGACCACCCCAGCGCGGACCCGACCTACTGGAAGCACGTGACCCACGTGACGGCCTGGACCTGGTCGAGCATGCGCGAGGCGGCCCGGCGGGTCGGCCTGGAGGCCGTCTTCTTCAAGAGCGACACCGACGGCTTCGGGGCCAAGGTCTTCTTCGCCCTCTATCGTGGGGAGCGCACCGCGGCCTTTCTGGCCGGGCTGCCGAAGATCTTCGTCAACGCCTACTGA
- a CDS encoding glycosyltransferase family 2 protein — translation MKCSVVIRCYNEGRHIGRLLEGILQQGLKDLEIVAVDSGSTDDTLAVLARYPVKVVRLEPGTFTFGRACNVGCRVARGEFVVFASAHTYPVYGDWLERLLAPFEDERVALVYGKQRGNGRTKYSEHQVFAKWFGDESQPRQTTPFCNNANAAVRRSVWESQPYDETLTGLEDIEWARRAQSVGHQVAYAAGAEVIHSHDETWAGIRNRYQREAVAYSRIFPQERFRFIDFLRLFLGNALNDCYHALHERRLFGNTWGVFGFRLMQFWGTYRGFSRRGELDEALKRRFFYPNGWSHRPRPEEARAREQRRVIYSDGVSHEI, via the coding sequence GTGAAGTGTTCCGTGGTCATCCGCTGCTACAACGAGGGCCGCCACATCGGCAGGCTCCTTGAGGGCATTCTTCAGCAGGGCCTCAAGGATCTGGAGATCGTGGCCGTGGACTCGGGCTCGACGGACGACACCCTGGCCGTGCTGGCCCGCTACCCGGTGAAGGTGGTGCGCCTGGAGCCGGGAACCTTCACCTTCGGCCGGGCCTGCAACGTGGGCTGCCGCGTCGCCAGGGGCGAATTCGTGGTCTTCGCCAGCGCCCATACCTATCCGGTCTACGGCGACTGGCTGGAACGCCTGCTGGCCCCCTTCGAGGACGAACGGGTGGCCCTGGTCTACGGCAAACAGCGCGGCAACGGCCGGACCAAGTATTCGGAACACCAGGTCTTCGCCAAGTGGTTCGGCGACGAGAGCCAGCCGCGTCAGACGACGCCCTTCTGCAACAACGCCAACGCGGCCGTCCGCCGTTCGGTCTGGGAGTCCCAGCCCTACGACGAGACGCTCACCGGCCTGGAGGACATCGAGTGGGCCCGCCGGGCCCAGAGCGTGGGACATCAGGTGGCCTACGCCGCCGGGGCCGAGGTGATCCACTCCCACGACGAGACCTGGGCCGGAATCCGCAACCGCTACCAGCGCGAGGCCGTGGCCTACAGCCGCATCTTTCCCCAGGAGCGCTTCCGCTTCATCGATTTCCTGCGCCTGTTCCTGGGCAACGCCTTGAACGACTGCTACCACGCCCTGCACGAACGGCGGCTGTTCGGCAACACCTGGGGCGTCTTCGGCTTCCGGCTCATGCAGTTCTGGGGAACCTACCGGGGCTTCTCCCGCCGGGGCGAATTGGACGAGGCCCTCAAACGCCGCTTCTTCTACCCCAACGGTTGGAGTCACCGGCCACGCCCGGAGGAGGCCCGCGCCCGGGAACAGCGCCGGGTGATCTATTCCGACGGTGTTTCCCATGAAATCTGA
- a CDS encoding cyclase family protein has translation MKSEDAGLIDLTLALGPDLPVWPGTPGFSLEWTKRLGRGDSSNDSRLSLGSHMGTHLDAPLHVLPGGLSAEVVDLDAFLGPAQVVHLPGLREVAARDLEPLLAPGVRRLLVKTDNSRLWDGPPRPFATDFTALTQDAAELLVRAGVRLVGVDYLSVQRFGSRDATHAVLLGAGVAVLEGLDLRRAEPGIHELLCLPMKVAGAEAVPVRAVLRPLPGPAPREEAHD, from the coding sequence ATGAAATCTGAGGACGCCGGACTCATCGACCTGACCCTGGCCCTGGGGCCGGACCTGCCGGTGTGGCCCGGTACGCCGGGATTTTCCCTGGAGTGGACCAAGCGTCTGGGGCGCGGGGACTCCTCCAACGACTCCCGCCTCAGTCTGGGCTCGCATATGGGCACGCACCTGGACGCGCCCCTGCACGTCCTGCCCGGCGGTCTCTCGGCCGAGGTCGTGGACCTGGACGCCTTCCTGGGACCAGCCCAGGTGGTCCACCTGCCGGGACTGCGCGAGGTGGCGGCCCGCGACCTGGAACCCCTGCTGGCTCCGGGCGTCCGCCGCCTGCTCGTGAAGACCGACAACTCGCGTCTCTGGGACGGCCCGCCGCGTCCCTTCGCCACGGATTTCACGGCCCTGACCCAGGACGCCGCCGAACTCCTGGTGCGCGCGGGGGTCCGACTGGTGGGCGTGGACTATCTTTCGGTGCAGCGTTTCGGCAGCCGTGACGCCACCCATGCCGTCCTGCTGGGCGCGGGCGTGGCGGTCCTGGAGGGCCTGGACCTGCGCCGGGCCGAGCCCGGCATCCACGAACTTCTCTGTCTGCCCATGAAGGTGGCCGGAGCCGAGGCCGTGCCCGTGCGCGCGGTGCTGCGGCCGCTGCCCGGCCCCGCGCCCCGGGAGGAGGCCCATGACTGA